In Rhodoferax koreense, a genomic segment contains:
- the cobW gene encoding cobalamin biosynthesis protein CobW, with protein sequence MQTSKIPATIVTGFLGSGKTTLLRHILQNAGGLRIAVIVNEFGELGIDGEILRGCGIGCDEEGNEIEGSVYELANGCMCCTVQEEFFPVMKKLAEMRERIDAVLIETSGLALPKPLVQAFQWPEIANVFTVDSVVTVVDGPAAASGQFAEDPEAVDAQRRADPNLDHESPLHELFEDQLSAADLVVLNKTDLMDDAARAQVEALIRGEVPPEVKIVTATEGRLPLALLLGQGRAAEASIDQRASHHDHEEDHNHDDFDSHVIELPPVDRDRLLAALARLVAQQTIYRVKGFAAIPGKPMRLLLQGVGQRFDHHFDRRWHAGEAQRTRLVFIGADLDAQALHAGLAGVAA encoded by the coding sequence ATGCAAACCTCCAAAATCCCAGCCACCATCGTCACCGGCTTCCTTGGCAGCGGCAAGACCACACTGCTGCGCCACATCCTGCAAAACGCCGGCGGCCTGCGCATCGCCGTCATCGTCAACGAGTTCGGCGAACTCGGCATCGACGGCGAGATCCTGCGCGGCTGCGGTATCGGCTGCGACGAGGAGGGCAACGAGATCGAAGGCTCGGTGTACGAGCTCGCCAACGGCTGCATGTGCTGCACCGTGCAGGAGGAGTTCTTCCCGGTGATGAAGAAACTGGCCGAGATGCGCGAGCGCATCGATGCGGTGCTCATCGAAACCTCGGGCCTGGCCCTGCCCAAGCCGCTGGTGCAGGCCTTCCAGTGGCCCGAGATCGCCAACGTGTTCACCGTGGATTCGGTGGTCACCGTGGTCGATGGCCCGGCCGCGGCCAGCGGCCAGTTCGCCGAGGACCCGGAGGCGGTGGACGCGCAGCGCCGCGCGGACCCGAACCTGGACCATGAATCGCCGCTGCACGAGCTGTTCGAGGACCAGTTGTCCGCCGCCGACCTGGTGGTGCTGAACAAGACCGATCTCATGGACGACGCGGCCCGCGCCCAGGTCGAGGCGCTGATCCGCGGCGAGGTGCCGCCCGAGGTGAAGATCGTCACCGCCACCGAAGGCCGGTTGCCGCTGGCCCTGCTGCTGGGCCAGGGCCGCGCGGCCGAGGCCAGCATCGACCAGCGCGCCAGCCACCACGACCATGAGGAAGACCACAACCACGACGATTTCGATTCCCATGTGATCGAACTGCCGCCGGTGGACCGCGATCGCCTCCTGGCGGCACTCGCCCGCCTGGTCGCGCAGCAGACCATCTACCGCGTGAAGGGGTTTGCCGCCATTCCGGGCAAGCCGATGCGGCTACTGCTGCAGGGCGTGGGCCAACGCTTCGATCACCATTTCGACCGGCGCTGGCATGCGGGCGAGGCGCAGCGTACGCGCCTGGTGTTCATCGGCGCCGACCTCGACGCGCAGGCGCTGCACGCGGGCCTGGCCGGCGTGGCGGCCTGA
- a CDS encoding FAD-dependent oxidoreductase: MAQPVPAPYSATLHTRFEQMFPVLSEEEVGRLQRFGTLCRFGRGDVLFDAGKPSPGMYLIISGHASVTQRDGMHHVTPIVEQGPGQFIAEVGQLSGQYALVDVVADDDLTAVLIPQDRLRALIVEEAVLGERITRALILRRVSLMESGGGGVVLIGHGGSAAVVRLQGFLARNVQPHRLLDPSGDEEAAALVARLAVGAADLPLAVCPSGTILRNPTDKQLAREIGMVASARAEERFDVVIVGAGPSGLATAVYGASEGLSVAVVDRRGYGGQAGASARIENYFGFPTGISGQALSGRAYVQAQKFGTRMLMPVCVERLVPERVDGLLQIELDDGSRLRAKAVVVASGADYRRPAIPDLASFEGRGVWYWASPLEAKMCTRAEVVLVGGGNSAGQAAVFLAGFAAKVHMVIRGAGLKQTMSSYLISRIAAAPNIVLMPRTEVTALVGDAGGQLAEVECTNRETGATQAIATRNLFLFVGADPATRWLANGGVLLDAAGFVVTGGPAGRHLLESSIPGVFAVGDVRSGSVKRVGAAIGEGAQVVAALHAFLAAEPAPVPDAALPAQAA; the protein is encoded by the coding sequence ATGGCACAGCCAGTCCCCGCGCCTTATTCAGCCACGCTGCACACCCGTTTCGAGCAGATGTTCCCCGTGCTGTCGGAGGAGGAGGTGGGCCGCCTGCAACGCTTCGGCACCCTGTGCCGGTTCGGCAGGGGCGACGTGCTGTTCGATGCAGGCAAACCGTCGCCTGGCATGTATCTGATCATCTCCGGCCACGCCAGCGTGACCCAGCGCGATGGCATGCACCACGTCACGCCCATCGTCGAGCAGGGCCCGGGCCAGTTCATCGCCGAGGTCGGCCAGTTGTCCGGGCAATACGCGCTGGTGGACGTGGTGGCCGACGACGACCTGACCGCCGTGCTGATTCCCCAGGACCGGCTGCGCGCGCTCATCGTCGAGGAAGCGGTGCTCGGCGAACGCATCACCCGCGCGCTGATCCTGCGCCGCGTGAGCCTCATGGAGTCGGGCGGCGGCGGCGTGGTGCTGATCGGGCACGGCGGCAGCGCGGCCGTGGTGCGGCTGCAGGGTTTTCTGGCCCGCAACGTGCAGCCGCACCGCCTGCTCGATCCATCCGGCGACGAGGAGGCGGCCGCGCTGGTGGCGCGTCTGGCGGTCGGCGCGGCGGACCTGCCGCTGGCCGTCTGTCCCAGTGGCACCATCCTGCGCAACCCCACGGACAAGCAGCTGGCGCGCGAGATCGGCATGGTGGCTTCGGCCCGGGCGGAGGAGCGTTTCGACGTGGTGATCGTCGGCGCCGGCCCGTCCGGCCTGGCCACCGCCGTCTATGGCGCCTCGGAAGGACTGTCGGTGGCGGTGGTGGACCGGCGCGGCTACGGCGGGCAGGCCGGTGCCAGCGCGCGCATCGAGAACTACTTCGGCTTTCCCACCGGCATCAGCGGCCAGGCCTTGAGCGGCCGCGCCTACGTGCAGGCGCAGAAGTTCGGCACCCGGATGCTGATGCCAGTGTGTGTGGAGCGGCTGGTGCCGGAGCGTGTCGACGGCCTGCTGCAGATCGAACTCGACGACGGCAGCCGCCTGCGCGCGAAGGCCGTGGTGGTGGCCAGCGGGGCCGACTACCGGCGTCCGGCCATTCCCGACCTGGCGAGCTTTGAAGGCCGGGGCGTCTGGTATTGGGCCTCGCCGCTCGAAGCCAAGATGTGCACGCGTGCCGAGGTGGTGCTGGTCGGCGGCGGCAACTCCGCGGGTCAGGCGGCGGTGTTTCTGGCCGGCTTCGCGGCGAAAGTGCACATGGTGATCCGCGGTGCAGGCCTGAAGCAGACCATGTCGAGTTACCTGATCTCGCGCATCGCGGCCGCGCCCAACATCGTGCTGATGCCGCGCACCGAGGTCACCGCGCTGGTGGGCGATGCGGGCGGCCAGCTGGCCGAGGTGGAATGCACGAACCGCGAGACTGGCGCCACGCAGGCCATCGCCACGCGCAACCTGTTCCTGTTCGTCGGGGCCGATCCGGCCACGCGCTGGCTGGCCAACGGCGGCGTGCTCCTCGATGCGGCGGGTTTTGTCGTTACCGGCGGGCCGGCGGGCCGGCATCTGCTGGAGTCGTCGATTCCCGGCGTGTTCGCGGTGGGCGATGTGCGCTCGGGTTCGGTCAAACGCGTCGGCGCGGCGATCGGCGAAGGCGCCCAGGTGGTGGCCGCGTTGCACGCCTTCCTCGCGGCGGAGCCCGCGCCGGTACCGGACGCCGCGCTGCCGGCCCAGGCCGCCTGA
- a CDS encoding helix-turn-helix domain-containing protein has translation MNPTATTTTCAECKLQAHCLPAGLDAGERDRIDSLMSKRIRVHRGDALYNNGDDFVSLYTVRTGFFKTSVSCDSGREQVTGFQMAGEILGLDGIHTGHHQSDAVALEDAEVCSIRFDRLETVSREIPAMQHHLHQLMSREIVRDHGMMLLLGGMRAEERLASFLLNLAARLRTRGFSACEFVLRMTREEIGSYLGLKLETISRAFSRLAALGIIEVQQKHVRILDIHQLEHVEQEEALAA, from the coding sequence ATGAACCCAACCGCAACGACCACGACCTGTGCCGAATGCAAGCTGCAGGCCCATTGCCTGCCGGCCGGCCTCGACGCCGGCGAGCGCGACCGGATCGACTCGCTGATGTCCAAGCGCATCCGCGTCCATCGCGGCGACGCCCTGTACAACAACGGCGACGACTTCGTGTCGCTCTACACCGTGCGCACCGGTTTCTTCAAGACAAGCGTGTCGTGCGACAGCGGCCGCGAACAGGTGACGGGTTTCCAGATGGCAGGAGAAATCCTCGGGCTGGACGGCATCCACACCGGACACCACCAGAGCGACGCGGTGGCCCTGGAGGACGCCGAGGTCTGCTCGATCCGCTTCGACCGGCTGGAGACGGTGTCGCGGGAGATTCCGGCGATGCAGCACCACCTGCACCAGTTGATGAGCCGCGAGATCGTGCGCGACCACGGCATGATGCTGCTGCTCGGCGGCATGCGCGCCGAGGAACGGCTCGCCTCCTTCCTGCTGAACCTGGCCGCCCGGCTGCGTACGCGCGGCTTCTCCGCCTGCGAATTCGTGCTGCGCATGACACGCGAAGAGATCGGCTCCTACCTCGGCCTGAAGCTGGAGACCATCAGCCGCGCGTTCTCCAGGCTGGCGGCTCTGGGCATCATCGAGGTGCAGCAGAAGCATGTGCGCATCCTCGACATCCACCAGCTCGAGCACGTGGAACAGGAAGAGGCGCTGGCGGCCTGA
- a CDS encoding response regulator, giving the protein MATRVLIVEDEPEFMRRFSNAVLNDAALSLVAAVSTGQAGLAMLDLQAPDVLLVDLGLPDIAGVQLIEHAARHHPGCDVLVVTMFADDEHVVASIEAGASGYLLKDASAERIAASIHELRAGGAPISPGIARRVLDRFRRIASGAQGPAGAAAAGDASPLTPRETELLRMVAKGFTFDTIGRLLDISPHTVVAHVKKIYRKLAVHSRSEAVFEASQLGLL; this is encoded by the coding sequence ATGGCCACCAGGGTGCTGATCGTGGAGGACGAACCCGAGTTCATGCGGCGGTTTTCCAACGCGGTGTTGAACGACGCCGCGCTGAGCCTCGTGGCCGCGGTGAGCACCGGCCAGGCCGGCCTGGCCATGCTCGACCTGCAGGCGCCCGACGTGCTGCTGGTGGACCTCGGCCTGCCCGACATCGCAGGCGTACAGCTGATCGAACACGCCGCACGCCACCACCCGGGCTGCGATGTGCTGGTGGTGACGATGTTCGCCGACGACGAACACGTGGTCGCCTCCATCGAAGCCGGCGCCTCCGGTTACCTGCTGAAGGATGCCTCGGCCGAGCGCATCGCGGCCAGTATCCACGAATTGCGCGCGGGCGGGGCGCCGATCAGCCCCGGCATCGCGCGGCGCGTGCTCGATCGTTTCCGTCGGATCGCGTCCGGCGCACAGGGGCCGGCCGGTGCCGCCGCCGCGGGCGATGCCTCGCCGCTGACGCCGCGCGAGACGGAGCTGCTGCGCATGGTGGCCAAGGGCTTCACCTTCGACACCATCGGCCGCCTGCTCGACATCTCGCCGCACACCGTGGTCGCCCACGTCAAGAAAATCTACCGCAAGCTCGCCGTGCATTCGCGCAGCGAGGCCGTGTTCGAGGCCAGCCAGTTGGGCCTGCTGTGA
- a CDS encoding sensor histidine kinase: MNRRGTAALALWCLLSVLVCALASAAARADVLEFTHMQRLDSDAATPPGSGDWRDAPLPDAQAAGGNPQPAWYRASFDVGDDGTRSTWAVYLPFLYEGAQVWVNGRFAGHVPESTPGVRVRWERPHLIVLPPSLLQAHGNQLALRAAATASGGVRHFPRLAVGPLAELQPRADRRTFWVRTMPQVTVVVCLLVAGFVLFIYWRRRSEELYGLFGLASALWGVRTLTFVIERMPSDSWQLWRITYLAATGGFIVVLALFSLRFAGFHRPVLERMLVAYWLAGPLWLWLAGGKLEVLVNQLWSAGLIPIGLSILGLSFWSLLRQRTVAAAVMPVTLMIAVLAGVHDYLIAWDAGALSRWWPQWAGQRIFLLHYGADLVLLGMGGLLTARFIEALSSLQAANRELADLNETLEQRVAERERHLAANFEAMGALQREHAAEQERQLIMREIHDGLGSRLFTSLLRVERGDMSDTQIADALRDCIADMRLALEVLAPDDDFQAALGNFLFRWQTLMLEARVQPAWAIDVPDSALQLSRQAALQLLRVAQEALTNVLKHARAKNVRIELRQRGPMLELEVADDGVGHARPEQGAGRGIGNMRARARQLGGDLDLRSGAGGTRVLLRLPVPGLAEAAVHPQ; the protein is encoded by the coding sequence GTGAACCGGCGGGGCACCGCGGCGCTTGCGCTCTGGTGCCTGCTGTCGGTGCTGGTGTGCGCACTGGCCTCAGCAGCGGCGCGTGCGGATGTCCTTGAATTCACCCACATGCAGCGGCTGGACTCGGACGCAGCCACCCCGCCCGGATCGGGCGACTGGCGCGATGCCCCCCTGCCCGACGCGCAGGCCGCAGGCGGCAATCCCCAGCCGGCCTGGTACCGCGCCAGCTTCGACGTCGGCGACGACGGCACCCGCAGCACCTGGGCCGTCTACCTGCCGTTCCTGTACGAAGGCGCGCAGGTCTGGGTCAATGGGCGCTTCGCGGGCCATGTGCCGGAGAGCACGCCGGGCGTGCGCGTGCGCTGGGAACGGCCGCACCTGATCGTGCTGCCGCCGTCGCTGCTGCAGGCGCACGGCAACCAGCTGGCGTTGCGCGCCGCGGCCACGGCCAGCGGCGGCGTGCGGCATTTCCCGCGCCTGGCCGTCGGGCCGCTGGCCGAGCTGCAGCCGCGCGCCGACCGGCGCACCTTCTGGGTGCGCACGATGCCGCAGGTGACCGTGGTGGTGTGCCTGCTCGTCGCCGGCTTCGTACTGTTCATCTACTGGCGTCGGCGCAGCGAGGAACTGTACGGGCTGTTCGGCCTGGCGTCCGCGCTGTGGGGCGTGCGCACCCTGACCTTCGTCATCGAGCGCATGCCGTCGGACAGCTGGCAACTGTGGCGCATCACTTACCTGGCCGCGACGGGGGGCTTCATCGTCGTGCTGGCTCTTTTCTCGCTGCGCTTCGCAGGTTTTCACCGTCCCGTGCTCGAGCGCATGCTGGTGGCCTATTGGCTGGCCGGACCGCTGTGGTTGTGGCTGGCAGGCGGGAAGCTGGAGGTGCTGGTCAACCAGCTGTGGAGCGCCGGCCTGATCCCGATCGGCCTGTCGATCCTGGGCCTTTCCTTCTGGTCGCTGCTGCGCCAGCGCACCGTGGCCGCGGCGGTGATGCCGGTCACGCTGATGATCGCGGTCCTGGCCGGCGTGCACGACTACCTGATCGCCTGGGACGCGGGTGCACTCAGCCGCTGGTGGCCCCAATGGGCGGGCCAACGCATTTTCCTGCTGCACTACGGCGCCGACCTAGTGCTGCTGGGCATGGGCGGACTGCTCACCGCGCGATTCATCGAGGCGCTGTCATCGCTGCAGGCGGCCAACCGCGAGCTGGCCGACCTCAACGAAACGCTGGAGCAGCGCGTGGCCGAACGCGAGCGCCACCTCGCCGCCAACTTCGAGGCCATGGGCGCGCTGCAGCGCGAGCACGCCGCCGAGCAGGAGCGGCAACTCATCATGCGCGAGATCCACGATGGCCTGGGCTCCCGGCTGTTCACCTCGCTGCTGCGGGTGGAGCGTGGCGACATGAGCGATACCCAGATTGCCGACGCGCTGCGCGACTGCATCGCCGACATGCGGCTCGCGCTCGAGGTGCTGGCGCCCGACGACGACTTCCAGGCCGCGCTGGGCAATTTCCTGTTCCGATGGCAAACGCTGATGCTGGAGGCCCGCGTACAGCCAGCCTGGGCCATCGACGTGCCCGACAGCGCCCTCCAGCTGTCGCGCCAGGCGGCACTGCAGTTGTTGCGCGTAGCCCAGGAAGCCCTGACCAACGTGCTCAAGCACGCCCGCGCGAAAAACGTCCGCATCGAACTGCGCCAGCGCGGCCCGATGCTGGAGCTCGAGGTAGCCGATGACGGCGTCGGCCATGCGCGGCCGGAACAAGGCGCCGGCCGCGGCATCGGCAACATGCGGGCGCGGGCCCGGCAACTGGGCGGGGACCTCGACCTGCGGTCGGGCGCGGGCGGCACCCGGGTGCTGCTCCGGCTACCGGTGCCAGGCCTCGCCGAAGCCGCGGTTCATCCTCAATAA
- a CDS encoding CHAP domain-containing protein, translating into MTNVSTVLARATQMVGRHTVYWAGAGGFDPLAPTPAQPLAIGQKWPGLSAAEQAQLRPMAEAAGLDVDDPQLVAPACDCSGFVCWAMGIARNPAPGRWINTDSIWEDATGRGAQFRQIERAAPGCLVVYPKEGSGETYGHVALVTEVANDGRAARIVHCSAKNFSAAPADAIKITTARVFEDQGKSIYAWFRPMTP; encoded by the coding sequence ATGACCAACGTATCCACCGTTTTGGCCCGCGCCACACAGATGGTCGGCCGCCACACCGTCTACTGGGCCGGCGCCGGCGGTTTCGACCCGCTCGCGCCTACCCCCGCCCAGCCCTTGGCCATCGGCCAGAAATGGCCCGGTCTGAGCGCCGCGGAACAGGCGCAACTGCGGCCGATGGCCGAGGCCGCGGGGCTGGACGTCGACGATCCGCAACTGGTCGCGCCGGCCTGCGACTGTTCGGGTTTCGTCTGCTGGGCGATGGGCATCGCGCGCAATCCGGCACCGGGGCGCTGGATCAACACCGACAGCATCTGGGAGGATGCAACCGGACGCGGCGCGCAGTTCCGCCAGATCGAACGCGCGGCACCCGGATGCCTGGTGGTCTATCCCAAAGAAGGCAGCGGTGAAACCTACGGCCATGTGGCGCTGGTGACCGAGGTGGCGAACGACGGCCGGGCTGCGCGCATCGTGCATTGCTCGGCCAAGAATTTCTCTGCGGCGCCGGCGGATGCGATCAAGATCACCACGGCCCGGGTATTCGAGGATCAGGGCAAATCCATCTACGCCTGGTTCCGGCCCATGACCCCCTGA
- a CDS encoding NAD(P)-dependent alcohol dehydrogenase — protein sequence MARMMKAAIFVEPGRIVLDDKPIPDVGPLDALMRVTTTTICGTDVHILRGEYPVARGLTIGHEPVGVIEKLGSAVTGYSEGQRVIAGAITPSGWSNACLCGTCSQDGAGTRHGWKAMGGWKFGNTIDGCQAEYLLVPDAMANLAPVPDTLGDEQVLMCPDIMSTGFSGAENGGIRIGDTVAVFAQGPIGLCATAGARLSGAGLVIGVDRLPDRLAMARRMGADHVVDSGRLDAVAEIMRLTEGRGVDVAIEALGTQSTFEAALRVLRPGGTLSSLGVYSADLTIPVGAFAAGLGDHRIVTSLCPGGKERMRRLMSVVESGRVDLHAMVTHRFKLDDIERAYELFAHQRDGVLKVAITP from the coding sequence ATGGCGAGAATGATGAAGGCAGCGATATTCGTCGAACCGGGGCGCATCGTCCTCGACGACAAGCCAATTCCCGACGTGGGGCCGCTGGACGCGCTGATGCGGGTCACGACCACCACCATCTGCGGCACCGACGTGCACATCCTCAGGGGCGAATATCCGGTGGCGCGCGGCCTCACGATCGGCCACGAGCCGGTGGGCGTCATCGAAAAGCTCGGCTCCGCCGTTACCGGCTACAGCGAGGGCCAGCGCGTGATCGCCGGCGCGATCACGCCCAGCGGCTGGAGCAACGCCTGCCTGTGCGGCACCTGCTCGCAAGACGGCGCCGGCACGCGGCATGGCTGGAAGGCCATGGGCGGCTGGAAATTCGGCAACACCATCGACGGCTGCCAGGCCGAATACCTGCTGGTGCCCGACGCCATGGCGAATCTGGCGCCGGTGCCCGACACCCTCGGCGACGAACAGGTCCTGATGTGCCCCGACATCATGTCCACCGGCTTCAGCGGCGCGGAAAACGGCGGCATCCGCATCGGCGACACCGTGGCCGTGTTCGCCCAGGGGCCGATCGGCCTGTGCGCCACCGCCGGCGCCAGACTCAGCGGTGCCGGCCTGGTGATCGGTGTGGACCGGCTGCCCGACCGCCTGGCCATGGCGCGCCGGATGGGTGCCGACCATGTGGTCGACAGCGGCAGGCTCGATGCGGTGGCCGAGATCATGCGGCTCACCGAAGGCCGCGGGGTGGACGTGGCCATCGAGGCGCTCGGCACGCAATCCACGTTCGAGGCCGCGCTGCGCGTGCTGCGGCCCGGCGGCACCTTGTCGAGCCTTGGCGTGTACTCCGCCGACCTGACGATTCCGGTGGGCGCCTTCGCCGCCGGCCTGGGCGACCACCGCATCGTGACGTCGCTCTGCCCCGGCGGCAAGGAGCGCATGCGCCGGCTGATGTCGGTGGTCGAATCCGGCCGCGTCGACCTGCACGCCATGGTGACGCACCGCTTCAAGCTCGACGACATCGAGCGCGCCTACGAATTGTTCGCCCATCAGCGCGACGGCGTGCTGAAGGTGGCGATCACGCCCTAG